The following coding sequences are from one Methanosarcina sp. WWM596 window:
- the priS gene encoding DNA primase catalytic subunit PriS, which produces MDIRTTQFLKSRFQNYYKTAEIGFPDHLLNREWAFIFYDDMPEKMMHRHKSFGSQGEALDYLYGMAPAHVYNSTAYYEYPDAKKMNEKNWLGAELIFDLDADHLPNAPKNYADMLELVKKETFKLMDFLLDDFGFSEKDIELVFSGGRGYHFHITNPKVMNLGSSERREIVNYVSGRDIDFKHFFKEVAMDGDFGTGSKTFKGIKNVPVKCTLVGYDSGWGKRIAIYLTDYMKAECEKKYKKYMFPELRRHEKVGDTTIKKLINITNSENGLNDILERGRLDFDVRNFKEIAAYFMQESVEDFLHRFGASVDEPVTADIKRLIRVPGSLHGGSGMLVKKLALSELEGFEPLNDAVIFSDKPTKITVSKPFSIQLKGKDLRIEEGIQEVPEYAAVYLICRGVAEYGHRRNQPNTV; this is translated from the coding sequence ATGGACATCCGAACCACCCAGTTTTTGAAATCCCGCTTCCAGAACTATTATAAGACCGCAGAGATAGGTTTTCCTGATCACCTGCTTAATAGAGAATGGGCTTTTATCTTTTATGACGATATGCCTGAAAAGATGATGCACCGGCACAAGTCTTTCGGCTCGCAGGGGGAAGCCCTTGACTACCTTTATGGCATGGCTCCTGCACATGTTTATAATTCTACAGCTTACTATGAATACCCTGACGCAAAGAAGATGAATGAAAAGAACTGGCTAGGGGCAGAGCTGATTTTTGACCTTGATGCAGACCACCTTCCAAACGCTCCAAAGAACTATGCTGACATGCTGGAGCTTGTGAAGAAGGAGACTTTCAAGCTCATGGACTTTCTTTTAGACGATTTCGGGTTTTCAGAGAAGGATATCGAACTTGTTTTTTCCGGAGGAAGAGGATACCACTTCCATATTACAAACCCAAAAGTCATGAATCTAGGGAGTTCAGAAAGAAGGGAAATAGTGAATTATGTGAGCGGGAGAGACATTGATTTTAAACACTTTTTCAAGGAAGTTGCAATGGATGGGGATTTCGGGACAGGCTCAAAGACATTTAAAGGGATTAAGAACGTGCCTGTGAAGTGCACGCTTGTTGGATACGATTCCGGGTGGGGAAAAAGGATTGCAATTTATCTTACGGACTACATGAAGGCTGAATGTGAAAAAAAATACAAGAAATATATGTTTCCTGAGCTTCGCAGGCATGAGAAGGTAGGAGATACCACAATAAAAAAGCTGATTAATATTACAAACAGTGAAAATGGCTTAAATGACATTCTGGAGAGGGGAAGGCTGGACTTCGACGTAAGAAATTTTAAGGAGATAGCCGCATATTTTATGCAGGAATCAGTTGAGGACTTCCTACACAGGTTCGGAGCCAGTGTTGATGAACCGGTGACTGCAGATATCAAACGCCTGATCCGTGTACCCGGGTCCCTTCACGGCGGGTCCGGGATGCTGGTTAAGAAGCTTGCTTTATCCGAGCTGGAAGGATTTGAACCACTCAATGATGCCGTTATCTTTAGCGACAAACCGACAAAGATAACCGTTTCAAAGCCTTTCTCAATACAGCTAAAGGGCAAGGATTTAAGAATAGAGGAAGGCATACAGGAAGTTCCGGAGTATGCAGCCGTATATCTAATTTGTAGAGGTGTTGCGGAGTATGGACATAGAAGAAATCAGCCAAACACTGTATAA
- a CDS encoding formylglycine-generating enzyme family protein produces MGSKISLKNYINLVLCYLKREKIENSGSYVVAKFGYSEILETFTSSSTGMEFVLIPPGEFYMGSLSEEQDISNSEYPVYKVTIENPFYMGKSQVTQKQWKHIMWDSPSHFRGEDRPVEMVSWYEVQEFVEKLNTAESTDKYRLPSEAEWEYACRAGTQTRYSFGDDESKLNECAWYAENSDSKTHLISWKQPNPWGLYDMHGNVWEWVQDKWQENYNGSPSDEYSWEDGDCFDRVSRGGSWYCDTKSCCSASRFGRDPESRFSNLGFRLLREL; encoded by the coding sequence ATGGGAAGCAAAATTAGCCTTAAAAATTACATTAATTTAGTTCTCTGCTATCTGAAAAGGGAAAAAATTGAAAACTCAGGTTCATATGTTGTGGCAAAGTTTGGATACTCAGAAATTCTTGAAACCTTTACTAGCTCTTCTACAGGTATGGAATTTGTATTGATTCCTCCCGGTGAATTTTATATGGGTTCTCTTTCTGAAGAGCAGGACATATCAAATTCCGAATATCCTGTCTATAAAGTAACAATTGAAAACCCTTTTTACATGGGTAAATCTCAGGTCACACAGAAACAATGGAAGCACATAATGTGGGATTCTCCTTCACACTTCAGGGGCGAAGACCGACCTGTTGAGATGGTTTCCTGGTATGAGGTCCAGGAATTTGTTGAAAAACTTAATACAGCAGAAAGCACCGATAAATACCGTTTACCTTCAGAAGCCGAATGGGAATACGCCTGTAGAGCCGGTACACAAACAAGGTATTCTTTTGGTGACGATGAGTCAAAGCTTAATGAATGTGCATGGTACGCTGAAAACTCAGATAGTAAGACTCATTTGATTAGCTGGAAGCAGCCGAATCCCTGGGGGCTTTATGACATGCATGGGAATGTCTGGGAATGGGTCCAGGATAAATGGCAAGAAAACTACAACGGTTCCCCTTCTGATGAATATTCATGGGAAGATGGGGATTGCTTCGATCGGGTTTCTCGTGGGGGCAGCTGGTACTGTGATACCAAATCCTGTTGTTCAGCTAGCCGTTTCGGGCGCGACCCTGAGAGCCGTTTCAGTAACCTGGGCTTTCGCCTTTTGAGGGAACTGTAA
- the rqcH gene encoding ribosome rescue protein RqcH — protein MKQDMSSADVAAVVAELSGGPKSILDSKIGKIYQPASGEIRINLYIFHKGRDNLFIEAGKRIHLSKYFKESPTLPQAFPMLLRKYLAGGRIVSVEQHDFDRIVKIGIERGGVRNTLIVELFARGNVLIVDSENKIILPMNPVTMKDRRLRSGEIYELPEAQLSPVEAKVSDLMDAFSKSTADIVRTIATRFNLGGVLAEEACARAGIEKSKPAKEATVEDAEGLREALQDLFSPLFKRAAGKGKIKFESETGAESETGAESETGAESETGAESETGAESETGAESETGAESETGAETEAGIETEAGIETEASNEIQVEEGITQAGSEDQVPGLRPQHIKMEINGKIETFDVVPFDLSRYSEYEKEYFDSFNTALDEFFGKKSLEQVAEVKEAEKKEKHLGVYERRLLQQEGSLAKFEKDIEKNNLLAEIIYANYQTIEELFSVLNGARAKGYSWDEIRSILKQAKKAVPAAQMITNIDQKTGTVTVELDGKSVNLDIRKTVPQNAQEYYEKVKKFTKKRDGAIRAIEDTRKAIEKKAAAKVSKAGRKLLASRKKHWYDRFRWFVSSDGFLVVGGRDADTNEEVFKKYMEKRDIVFHTQTPGAPLTVIKTGGKEVPESTLREVAQFAVSYSTLWKSGQFSGDCYWIKAEQVTKTPESGEYIKKGAFIIRGERNYFKDVPLGIAVGLELKGETRVIGGPVSAIRKHGDYILELIPGKFNQNDISKKIYRTYADELGDPRFVKQIASPDLVAMMIPAGESDLRTQKPGRKGQGIEPEGEEYILRELEDGLEGSEDEAEEEFGDETEEEFGEETGECIEVEIEKETREESEEGSEEKIEMHGVKKV, from the coding sequence ATGAAACAGGATATGTCAAGTGCCGACGTTGCTGCAGTTGTTGCCGAGCTGTCAGGGGGTCCAAAGTCCATTCTGGATTCGAAGATCGGGAAGATATACCAGCCCGCAAGTGGGGAAATTCGCATCAACCTTTACATTTTTCACAAGGGAAGGGACAATCTGTTCATTGAGGCCGGGAAGCGTATCCATTTAAGTAAATATTTCAAGGAAAGTCCCACGCTTCCTCAGGCTTTCCCCATGCTCCTCAGGAAATACCTTGCAGGGGGCAGGATCGTATCCGTGGAGCAGCATGACTTTGACAGGATCGTAAAGATCGGGATTGAGAGGGGCGGGGTTAGAAACACCCTAATTGTGGAGCTGTTCGCCCGGGGAAATGTCCTGATCGTGGATTCTGAAAACAAAATTATTCTTCCAATGAACCCCGTGACTATGAAAGACCGCAGGCTGAGGAGCGGGGAGATTTATGAGCTTCCGGAGGCACAGTTGAGCCCTGTGGAGGCTAAGGTTTCGGACCTTATGGATGCGTTTTCAAAATCAACGGCTGATATAGTCCGGACCATTGCTACAAGATTCAACCTTGGAGGGGTCCTGGCAGAAGAAGCCTGCGCACGTGCAGGAATTGAGAAGTCTAAACCTGCAAAAGAAGCCACTGTAGAGGATGCGGAAGGGCTCCGGGAGGCGCTACAGGATCTCTTTTCTCCGCTGTTCAAAAGGGCCGCAGGCAAAGGCAAAATAAAGTTTGAATCTGAAACAGGTGCCGAATCTGAAACAGGTGCCGAATCTGAAACAGGTGCCGAATCTGAAACAGGTGCCGAATCTGAAACAGGTGCCGAATCTGAAACAGGTGCCGAATCTGAAACAGGTGCCGAATCTGAAACAGGTGCCGAAACTGAAGCTGGAATTGAAACTGAAGCTGGAATTGAAACTGAAGCCAGCAATGAAATACAGGTTGAAGAAGGTATAACTCAGGCTGGAAGTGAAGATCAGGTTCCGGGACTCCGACCTCAGCATATAAAGATGGAAATCAACGGGAAGATAGAAACCTTTGATGTGGTGCCTTTTGACCTCTCCCGTTATTCTGAATACGAAAAAGAATATTTTGATTCCTTTAATACGGCACTTGACGAGTTTTTCGGGAAAAAATCACTGGAACAGGTTGCAGAGGTAAAGGAAGCTGAAAAAAAGGAGAAACACCTTGGCGTTTACGAAAGGCGGCTTCTCCAGCAGGAAGGGAGCCTTGCAAAGTTCGAAAAAGATATCGAGAAAAATAACCTTCTTGCAGAGATAATCTACGCCAATTACCAGACCATCGAAGAGCTGTTCTCCGTACTCAACGGGGCAAGGGCGAAGGGTTATTCCTGGGATGAAATCCGTTCTATCCTTAAGCAGGCTAAAAAGGCTGTTCCTGCTGCACAAATGATTACAAATATTGACCAGAAGACCGGAACTGTAACGGTTGAGCTTGACGGCAAAAGCGTCAACCTTGATATCCGGAAGACAGTGCCTCAGAACGCCCAGGAATATTACGAAAAGGTCAAAAAGTTTACTAAAAAGAGAGATGGGGCTATCAGGGCTATTGAGGATACCAGAAAGGCTATTGAGAAAAAGGCTGCTGCAAAGGTTTCAAAGGCAGGGAGGAAGCTGCTGGCATCCAGGAAAAAGCACTGGTACGACCGGTTCAGATGGTTTGTGTCCTCAGACGGTTTCCTGGTTGTAGGAGGCAGGGATGCCGACACTAACGAGGAAGTTTTCAAAAAATACATGGAAAAAAGAGATATCGTCTTCCATACACAGACTCCGGGTGCTCCTCTTACAGTTATTAAAACCGGAGGAAAGGAGGTGCCGGAGTCTACTCTTCGGGAAGTCGCACAGTTTGCAGTTTCTTATTCTACCCTCTGGAAATCCGGGCAGTTCAGCGGGGACTGCTATTGGATTAAAGCCGAACAGGTTACTAAAACTCCTGAGTCCGGGGAGTATATTAAAAAAGGGGCATTTATTATCCGCGGGGAACGCAATTACTTCAAAGACGTACCTCTTGGAATTGCAGTCGGGCTTGAGCTGAAAGGGGAAACAAGAGTCATAGGCGGGCCTGTTTCTGCAATCCGAAAGCACGGAGACTATATCCTTGAACTTATTCCGGGAAAATTCAATCAGAATGATATCTCGAAAAAAATCTACCGGACTTATGCGGATGAGCTTGGTGACCCTCGTTTTGTAAAACAGATCGCATCCCCTGACCTGGTAGCTATGATGATCCCTGCCGGGGAGTCAGACCTCAGAACCCAGAAACCCGGACGAAAAGGCCAGGGGATTGAGCCCGAAGGAGAAGAATACATACTTCGGGAATTGGAAGACGGACTTGAGGGCAGTGAGGATGAAGCCGAAGAGGAATTTGGAGATGAAACTGAAGAGGAATTCGGAGAAGAAACCGGAGAATGTATTGAAGTGGAAATTGAAAAAGAGACCAGAGAGGAAAGTGAAGAGGGAAGTGAAGAGAAAATTGAAATGCATGGAGTGAAAAAGGTATGA
- a CDS encoding mRNA surveillance protein pelota has translation MRVTNRSLKGREGEIAVTAETLDDLWHLKYIIEKGDMVFALTKRKADSASDKIRPEKVEKVKVRLGIRVEELEFHKFANRLRIHGPIEHGMDTGSYHTLNVEIGTNISIVKEHWKNDQFQRIQDAEEAGKRPKVVLVAVEEGDADIGFVRHYGIEIYSHIRQSSGKRETGLRNVFFSEIVDQLRHAVPEDASIVIAGPGFTKEDFLKYFRDVEPDMASKALTEDTSMIGMSGFQEVLRRGAVDRIMQESRIARESSLMEDLIREISMDGKAAYGFDDVKNALGYGAVETLLIADETLREGREKGEDVDRLLMEVEQAQGKVVVFSTTFEPGEKLHKLGGIAALLRFKVKG, from the coding sequence ATGAGGGTTACGAACCGTTCTCTGAAAGGCAGGGAAGGGGAAATTGCCGTAACAGCCGAAACCCTTGATGACCTCTGGCACCTGAAATACATAATTGAAAAAGGGGACATGGTCTTTGCCCTGACCAAACGGAAAGCCGATAGCGCAAGCGACAAAATCCGCCCGGAAAAAGTAGAGAAAGTAAAGGTCAGACTTGGGATCAGGGTTGAGGAACTGGAGTTCCATAAATTCGCGAACAGGCTGCGAATACACGGACCAATAGAACATGGGATGGACACCGGCTCCTATCACACTCTTAATGTAGAAATAGGGACTAACATTTCCATCGTCAAGGAGCACTGGAAAAACGACCAGTTTCAGCGTATCCAGGATGCTGAAGAGGCGGGGAAACGTCCTAAGGTTGTTCTTGTGGCAGTCGAAGAGGGCGATGCAGACATTGGTTTTGTGCGCCACTACGGAATTGAGATATATTCCCATATCCGGCAGTCTTCGGGGAAGCGAGAGACCGGGCTCAGGAATGTATTTTTCAGTGAAATTGTTGACCAGCTCAGGCATGCGGTTCCCGAGGACGCATCTATAGTGATTGCAGGTCCCGGGTTTACCAAAGAAGATTTCCTTAAATATTTCCGTGACGTTGAGCCTGACATGGCTTCAAAGGCGCTGACTGAAGACACTTCCATGATAGGGATGTCCGGTTTTCAGGAAGTGCTCCGCAGGGGGGCGGTGGACCGAATAATGCAGGAGTCTCGTATAGCCCGGGAATCCTCTCTTATGGAAGACCTCATCAGGGAGATTTCAATGGACGGAAAAGCCGCTTATGGTTTTGATGATGTTAAAAACGCTCTCGGGTATGGGGCTGTCGAAACCCTGCTAATTGCTGATGAAACCCTGCGGGAAGGGCGGGAAAAAGGAGAAGATGTAGACAGACTCCTGATGGAGGTTGAGCAGGCGCAGGGAAAGGTTGTTGTATTCAGCACGACCTTTGAGCCCGGGGAAAAGCTTCACAAGCTGGGAGGAATTGCAGCTTTGCTCCGCTTCAAAGTGAAGGGTTGA
- a CDS encoding S-layer protein domain-containing protein: MMFMCSGIKKALSSLFVAFAIFLMLPPLGLAAIAINGAPLDTNEISSDGFCWNATTFGGFYYSANKHKDFVASENWFGEHLQYIETDGQDELGVNNPGNHVIGEGELVYSTRQFPNKYNLVSDLGLDACKTPADLGGMFFYKIPWFGKPYVAVENDATQLANLVINQKSSEKKELKAGDVWELGKGYSLTVNQVDVDGNKVWFSLSKDGEELESGIVNADGTVENQTFSATADFGGGNDQLYFITYVDSVFVSAVDSFAVFKYTWLIDKDDLLIIENGDEYQGFEVKEASENGIVLKNSDSITLNLDKDKKNYFTDSWYFQTSDEGKGSTSPSGYIIYPAKELSKPGNYTLRGLPLDTNEISSDGFCWNATTFGGFYYSANKHKDFVASENWFGEHLQYIETDGQDELGVNNPGNHVIGEGELVYSTRQFPNKYNLVSDLGLDACKTPADLGGMFYYKLPWFGKPYVAVENDATQLANLVINQKSSEKKELKAGDVWELGKGYSLTVNQVDVDGNKVWFSLSKNGEELESGLVETDGTVESQTFTATADFGDGNDQLYFITYVDSVFVSSFYSFAVFKYTWLIDKDNILVIENGDEYQGFEVKEASENGIVLKNSDSITLNLDKDKKNYFTDSWYFQTSDEGKGSTSPSGYVIYPVTDVVIEVETVYESADKSTEESNVTDVAPGSNESEDISPDYRSAPVEIAGSEDINSYPEEAAEEAPAKLPGFGIVSEILGVMGCLALRRKS; encoded by the coding sequence ATGATGTTTATGTGTTCAGGTATCAAAAAAGCTTTGTCTTCACTTTTTGTTGCATTTGCAATCTTTTTGATGCTCCCGCCTTTAGGCCTTGCAGCTATTGCTATCAATGGGGCTCCTCTTGACACCAATGAAATCTCCTCCGATGGTTTTTGCTGGAATGCAACCACTTTTGGGGGCTTTTACTATTCAGCAAACAAACACAAGGACTTTGTAGCCTCTGAAAACTGGTTTGGAGAGCACCTTCAGTACATCGAAACCGACGGTCAGGATGAACTTGGAGTCAACAACCCCGGAAACCATGTTATTGGTGAAGGAGAACTTGTTTATTCTACAAGGCAGTTCCCCAACAAGTATAATCTGGTTTCTGACCTCGGGCTTGATGCCTGTAAGACTCCTGCAGATCTTGGAGGCATGTTTTTCTACAAGATCCCCTGGTTTGGAAAACCGTATGTTGCCGTTGAAAATGATGCTACTCAGCTCGCAAATCTTGTAATCAATCAGAAGAGCAGTGAGAAAAAAGAGCTGAAAGCCGGTGATGTCTGGGAGCTCGGGAAAGGTTACTCTCTGACTGTGAACCAGGTTGATGTCGATGGGAATAAGGTCTGGTTCTCCTTATCTAAAGATGGAGAAGAATTGGAGTCCGGGATTGTGAATGCAGACGGGACTGTGGAAAATCAGACCTTTTCCGCAACTGCAGACTTTGGAGGTGGAAATGACCAACTCTACTTCATTACCTATGTGGACTCCGTTTTTGTGAGTGCTGTTGATTCCTTTGCAGTCTTCAAATATACCTGGCTTATTGACAAAGATGACCTCCTGATTATTGAAAATGGGGATGAATACCAGGGCTTTGAAGTAAAAGAAGCTTCTGAAAATGGTATTGTTCTAAAAAATTCTGATTCGATTACCCTGAACCTTGATAAGGATAAAAAGAATTATTTTACCGACTCCTGGTATTTCCAGACCTCAGATGAGGGAAAAGGCAGTACTTCTCCGAGTGGATACATTATTTATCCTGCAAAAGAACTGAGCAAGCCTGGAAATTACACTCTGAGAGGTCTACCTCTTGACACCAATGAAATCTCCTCCGATGGTTTTTGCTGGAATGCAACCACTTTTGGGGGCTTTTACTATTCAGCAAACAAACACAAGGACTTTGTAGCCTCTGAAAACTGGTTTGGAGAGCACCTTCAGTACATCGAAACCGACGGTCAGGATGAACTTGGAGTCAACAACCCCGGAAACCATGTTATTGGTGAAGGAGAACTTGTTTATTCTACAAGGCAGTTCCCCAACAAGTATAATCTGGTTTCTGACCTCGGGCTTGATGCCTGTAAGACTCCTGCAGATCTTGGCGGCATGTTTTACTACAAACTTCCCTGGTTTGGAAAACCGTATGTTGCCGTTGAAAATGATGCTACTCAGCTCGCAAATCTTGTAATCAATCAGAAGAGCAGTGAGAAAAAAGAGCTGAAAGCCGGTGATGTCTGGGAGCTCGGGAAAGGTTACTCTCTGACTGTGAACCAGGTTGATGTCGATGGGAATAAGGTCTGGTTCTCCTTATCTAAAAATGGAGAAGAACTCGAGTCCGGGCTTGTAGAAACCGACGGGACTGTAGAAAGTCAGACATTTACCGCAACTGCAGACTTTGGAGATGGAAATGACCAGCTCTACTTCATTACCTATGTTGACTCCGTTTTCGTAAGTTCATTTTATTCTTTTGCAGTCTTCAAGTATACCTGGTTAATCGATAAAGATAACATCCTGGTTATCGAAAATGGGGATGAATACCAGGGCTTTGAAGTAAAAGAAGCTTCTGAAAATGGTATTGTTCTAAAAAATTCTGATTCGATTACCCTGAACCTTGATAAGGATAAAAAGAATTATTTTACCGACTCCTGGTATTTCCAGACCTCAGATGAGGGAAAAGGCAGTACTTCTCCGAGTGGATACGTTATTTATCCTGTAACGGATGTGGTTATTGAAGTCGAAACCGTCTATGAATCCGCAGACAAGTCTACAGAAGAATCCAACGTAACAGATGTGGCTCCGGGTTCAAACGAGTCTGAAGACATCTCGCCTGATTACAGGTCAGCTCCTGTCGAAATTGCGGGCTCTGAAGACATTAATAGTTACCCTGAGGAAGCTGCAGAGGAAGCCCCCGCAAAACTTCCGGGCTTTGGAATAGTTTCCGAGATTCTCGGGGTTATGGGATGTCTGGCTCTTAGAAGAAAGAGTTAA
- a CDS encoding S-layer protein domain-containing protein — translation MLIPSGFAAPTPAVSGFPFDTNATSSDGFNWNAATFGGFNYPVNQHKNFVASENWCGERLQYVEKDGQYELGNGDPGNHIIGEEELVYSTRPFSSKYTLVSELGLDAGTTPAELGGMFYYKLAWFGKPYIAIENDARQLANIVISQSGGDKKTLKTGETWDLGKGYSLTVNQVDIDGKKVCFSLSKNGEELESGIVEADGTVENQTFSATADFGDGKDQLYFVTYVDSVFMGAVDSLAVFKYTWLIDRDDVMLIKNGDEYQGFEVKEASENEIILKNSKSITLNLDKDKKTYFTDSWYFKTSDEGKGSTSPAGYVIFPAKELSNPGNYTLKGLPLDTNETSSDSFCWDATTFGGFVYPVNQHKDFVSSEKRWGERLQYIETDGKDELGKNNPGNHVIGEEELVYSTKQFSSKYTLVSDLKLDAGTTPAELGGMFYYKLSWFGKQYVTIENDARQLANLVISQTGSDKKELKAGETWDLGKGYSLTVNQVDIDGKKVCFSLSKNGEELESGIVEADGTVENQTFSATADFGDGKDQLYFVTYVDSVFMGAVDSLAVFKYTWLIDRDNTLIIKNGEEYQGFEVKETSKDGIVLKNSKSITLNLDKDKKNYFTDSWYFQTSDEGKGSTSAEGYIIYPATDITVEDKSALGSTENMTSAKEEYVTETTLNTTDSKSVSNESASTPLIQNSFDDKGIDSQPEEEASLKTPGFEILAGIFGVVLCQALLKRRN, via the coding sequence ATGCTTATCCCTTCGGGTTTTGCAGCTCCAACTCCTGCTGTCTCTGGTTTCCCCTTCGACACCAATGCAACCTCATCTGATGGTTTTAACTGGAATGCAGCCACTTTTGGTGGCTTTAACTACCCTGTAAACCAGCATAAAAACTTTGTAGCTTCTGAAAACTGGTGTGGTGAACGCCTTCAATATGTCGAAAAAGACGGGCAGTACGAACTCGGCAACGGCGATCCAGGAAACCATATAATAGGTGAAGAAGAACTTGTGTATTCTACCCGCCCGTTTTCCAGCAAATATACACTTGTTTCCGAACTTGGCCTTGATGCCGGAACAACTCCTGCAGAACTTGGCGGAATGTTCTATTACAAACTTGCCTGGTTCGGAAAACCCTATATTGCCATTGAAAATGATGCAAGGCAGCTTGCAAATATTGTAATCAGCCAGAGTGGCGGTGACAAAAAAACACTTAAAACCGGTGAGACCTGGGACCTTGGGAAAGGCTATTCGCTAACAGTGAATCAGGTTGATATCGATGGAAAAAAGGTCTGTTTCTCCTTATCTAAAAATGGGGAAGAACTTGAGTCCGGTATTGTGGAAGCTGACGGAACTGTAGAAAATCAGACCTTTTCCGCAACTGCAGACTTCGGAGATGGAAAGGACCAGCTCTATTTCGTTACCTATGTGGACTCCGTTTTTATGGGTGCTGTTGATTCCTTAGCAGTTTTTAAGTATACCTGGCTCATCGACAGGGATGACGTGATGCTCATCAAGAATGGAGATGAATATCAGGGTTTTGAGGTAAAGGAAGCTTCAGAAAACGAGATAATCCTGAAAAATTCAAAATCTATCACTCTGAATCTTGATAAGGATAAAAAGACTTATTTTACTGATTCCTGGTATTTCAAGACTTCAGATGAAGGAAAGGGCAGTACCTCTCCTGCTGGATACGTTATTTTCCCTGCAAAAGAACTGAGCAATCCTGGAAATTACACTCTGAAAGGTTTACCTCTTGATACGAACGAGACTTCATCCGATAGTTTTTGCTGGGATGCGACTACTTTTGGCGGCTTTGTCTATCCTGTAAACCAGCATAAAGACTTTGTATCTTCTGAAAAGCGTTGGGGAGAACGCCTTCAGTACATTGAGACAGATGGGAAGGATGAACTTGGAAAAAACAACCCCGGAAATCACGTAATAGGTGAAGAAGAACTTGTGTATTCTACAAAGCAGTTTTCCAGCAAATATACACTTGTTTCCGACCTGAAGCTTGATGCCGGGACAACTCCTGCAGAACTTGGCGGAATGTTTTACTACAAGCTTTCCTGGTTCGGAAAACAATATGTTACGATTGAAAATGATGCAAGGCAGCTTGCAAATCTTGTTATCAGCCAGACTGGCAGTGATAAAAAAGAGCTTAAAGCCGGTGAGACCTGGGACCTCGGGAAAGGCTATTCGCTAACAGTGAATCAGGTTGATATCGATGGAAAAAAGGTCTGTTTCTCCTTATCTAAAAATGGGGAAGAACTTGAGTCCGGTATTGTGGAAGCTGACGGAACTGTAGAAAATCAGACCTTTTCCGCAACTGCAGACTTCGGAGATGGAAAGGACCAGCTCTATTTCGTTACCTATGTGGACTCCGTTTTTATGGGTGCTGTTGATTCCTTAGCAGTTTTTAAGTATACCTGGCTTATTGACAGGGATAACACCCTGATTATTAAAAACGGGGAGGAATACCAGGGATTTGAAGTAAAGGAGACTTCTAAAGATGGAATTGTCCTCAAAAATTCAAAGTCAATTACCCTGAACCTTGATAAGGATAAAAAGAATTACTTTACTGATTCCTGGTACTTCCAGACCTCAGATGAGGGAAAAGGTAGCACTTCTGCAGAGGGATATATCATCTATCCTGCAACCGATATTACTGTAGAAGATAAATCTGCTTTAGGATCCACAGAAAACATGACTTCTGCAAAAGAGGAATACGTAACAGAAACAACGCTTAATACCACTGACTCTAAAAGTGTCTCTAATGAATCTGCATCCACTCCTCTGATCCAGAATTCGTTTGACGACAAAGGTATTGATAGTCAACCTGAAGAAGAAGCTTCCTTAAAAACTCCGGGTTTCGAAATACTTGCCGGAATTTTCGGGGTCGTTCTTTGTCAGGCTCTTCTAAAAAGAAGAAATTAA